Genomic window (Miscanthus floridulus cultivar M001 unplaced genomic scaffold, ASM1932011v1 fs_475_1_2, whole genome shotgun sequence):
CAGGATCTCCGTCGCGGGCGACCTCGCCTTCTCCCCGTCCTTCCGCTGCGACGGCGCCCTCCTCGCCGCCGGCGACAAGAAGGGCGTCGTCCGCGTCTTCCGCGCCGACAAGGCCGCGGCGGGGGCCCTCCGCACGCTGCGCGCCCACGCCGCCGAGACCCGCGTGGTCCGGTACCCGGTCGCCGGCGGCGACAAGCTCCACCTCCTCACCGCCGGCGACGACGCGCTCCTCGCCTACTGGGACGTGCCCTCGGAGACGCCTGTCTTCTCCGTCCCCGCTGCGCACCGGGATTACATCCGCGGCGGTGCGGCTTCCCCTACCGATCCCAACATTTTCGCCACCGGCTCTTACGACCGCAGCGTCCAATTGTGGGATGCCCGCACCGGTAATACCGGCCCGTCTTTGTCCTTCTCCCACGGGGAATTAGTGGAGAGCGTGCTATTCCTTCCGTCCGGCGGGCTGCTGGCTACAGCCGGAGGGAACGTGGTCAAGATTTGGGACGTCATTGGTGGTGGCTGGCTCGTGCACTCGGTGGAGAGCCATGTCAAGACAGTGATGGACCTGGCGCTTGGGAAGATGGCCAGCACTGGGGAGACACGGCTGCTTAGTGCGGGCATCGATGGGTATGTGAAGAGCTTTGATTTTGGGAAGCTTAAGATGACGCACTCGTTGCGGTACCCTCAGCCGCTCCTGTCTGTGGCTTGCTCGCCCTGTGGCTCTGTGGTGGTGGCAGGGTCTGCGAAAGGGAAGATTTATATGGGAaataggaagaagaaggctgtggatgaggaagaggaagggaTGAAATCTGTTGGTGGTGAGATTGATTGGGTATCACCGGGGCCAGAGAAGTCAGTGTTGAGGCCAAATTATTTCAGGTACTTCTGCCGTGGGCAGAATGAGAAGGCCAAGGAGGGTGACTTTGTGATTGAGAAGCCTAAGAAGGTTAAAATTGcagagc
Coding sequences:
- the LOC136531910 gene encoding protein SLOW WALKER 1-like, translating into MAADTSKPFFPAAPHSALLPSRSAASRASPEGSYWRAFRSSELVSDAGFPVTDLTFAPAVAVGASPTLAASWSTSVHVFSGDPLEKLRRISVAGDLAFSPSFRCDGALLAAGDKKGVVRVFRADKAAAGALRTLRAHAAETRVVRYPVAGGDKLHLLTAGDDALLAYWDVPSETPVFSVPAAHRDYIRGGAASPTDPNIFATGSYDRSVQLWDARTGNTGPSLSFSHGELVESVLFLPSGGLLATAGGNVVKIWDVIGGGWLVHSVESHVKTVMDLALGKMASTGETRLLSAGIDGYVKSFDFGKLKMTHSLRYPQPLLSVACSPCGSVVVAGSAKGKIYMGNRKKKAVDEEEEGMKSVGGEIDWVSPGPEKSVLRPNYFRYFCRGQNEKAKEGDFVIEKPKKVKIAEHDKLLRKFRHKDALVSALAKNNPRSVVAVMEELVARRKLVRCIVNLDNEELGLLLEFFNRNATLPRYAKLLLCLANKVVEMREADILSDEKLRVHMRNLKRMVAEEIQIQHTLQGIQGMISPMLALATR